The segment CGGGGAGCCGGTACTGCTGCTTGATATCGGCGATCATATGGACCGCGCTGCTGTAGAGACGGAAGGCACGATGGGTCAGGCCAACATAGACATTATGAATCTGACCGGATACGATGCGGTTACCATCGGCAACAACGAGGGTCTCACCTTCTCCAAGGAGATGCTCTCAGCCATATTTACAGGTATCCAGTGTCCTGTGGTATGCTGCAATTTCCTGGAGTCCGCCACCGGTGAGCCGCCGCACTGGATGCAGCGCCGCGCGGTTCTGGAGAAGGATGGCATCAAGATTGGGCTGACCGGTGCGACGGCGGCATTCACCTCCTTCTATTCCTTGCTCGGCTGGGATGTGCTGGACCCGGAAGAGGCGCTGCGCGAGCAGGTTCAGCTGCTTGCCCCGCAGGTGGATATCGTGATCATTCTGTCTCATCTGGGGCTGCCCGCAGACCAGAGGCTGGCAGAGAAGCTGGAAGGCGTGCATGCCATTCTGGGCGGGCATACCCACCATATGCTGGAGCAGCCGCAGATGATTAACGGGACAGCCGTATGCGGCGCCGGCAAATTCGGCCGGTACGCAGGACGGCTGGTCTTCGAGCGGGAGCAGCCGGACGGAGGGTTTCACTTGGCCGAAGGAGGCTGCACGGAAGTTGATCCTGCCTTGACAGAGGAGCTTATTGCTCCGGCGGCAGCGATCCATCTGCAGCGCGGGCGTGAGGCCCTGGAGGAGACGGTTGCCATCAGCGACCGCATGCTGCCGCTGGATCTGCAGGGGGAGTCTCCTTTTGGCAACCTGCTGGCACAAGCGGTCCGCCAGTTCACAGGCAGTCCCATCTCGCTCGTTAATACAGGCCAGCTGCTCGGCCCGCTGCCGGAGGGTAACATTACCGCAGGCATGCTGCATGCCTTATGTCCTTCTCCGATTAATCCCTGTATTGTACAGCTGACAGGCAAGGATATCCGCACTGCACTGGAACAGAGTCTGATGGCAGAGTTCCGGAATAAGGTCATCTACGGATATGGCTTCCGGGGAGAGGTACTGGGCACCCTGGCCGTGGACGGATTAAAAATCTTGTACGATCCAAGGGTCATGCCTTATGATAACGGTATTGCGATTTTTGCCGGCGGGGAGCAGCTGGAGGATACCAAGGTATATAGTGTCGGCACGCTGGATATGTTTACATTCCGTACAGGCTACGAGAGTATAGCCAATGGCCGGGAGGCGGTATATTTGCTGCCTCATTTCCTCCGCGATCTGCTGCGGATGGAGCTGCAGCGGCCGGGGAGTCTGGATGAGTGTGAAGCGGTTCGCTGGGAGAGGCAATCCACCTGATGATCCACACCATTTTTTGTAAAATTGATAGTTCACGCAGTACCAGGTTTCATTGACTAGATCAGGAGGAGTAATATGGATACAATTACAGCCATTATTCTGGCAATTGTGGAAGGAATTACGGAGTTCATTCCGGTTTCTTCGACGGGACACATGATTCTAACGACTAAGCTTCTGGGATTCAATGAGCAGGATTCGATTATGAAGACGTATGAAATTGTGATTCAGCTGGGGGCTATACTGGCGATTGCGCTGGTCTACCGCCAGCGGATTGTGGATCTGCTCGGATTCGGCCGCAGAGACAGAGGGGGCGTAATGCCGGCAGCCCGATTGAACCTGATTCATGTGCTGCTGGGTATCGTGCCTGCGCTCGCTGTAGCTTTTTTTGCCCGGGACTTCATCAAAAGCCTCTTCGGGGCATCCACCGTCCTCTGGGCGCTGGTCGCAGGCGGTATTCTGATGATCATTGCCGAATGGGTTAACAAACGCAAGATCCGCGTGACCGCGCATGATCTGGATGATCTCTCCTACGGGCAGGCACTCTCGATCGGACTGTTCCAGATTATTTCCGTCCTCTGGCCCGGGTTCTCCCGCTCCGGCTCGACGATTTCCGGGGGGATGCTGAGCGGGGTGAGCTACAAGGCCTCGGCCGACTTCTCCTTCCTCATCGCAATTCCGATTATGTGCGCGGCCTCGGGGTATGAGCTGCTGGATTCCTACAAGAATTTCACGAGTGAGACGATCGGATATTTTGTCATCGGCTTCATTATTTCCTTCATCGTGGCTTATGTGGTGGTGGTTCTGTTCATGAGAATGATCCAGAAGATCAGACCGACGCATTTTGCTATCTACCGCTTTATCCTTGCAGCCGTCTTCTGGCTGTTTATTATGCGTTGATTCTCAGCTTGGCATCACAGCAAAGCAATTTTACCGTTAAAGGCAGGAGTGAGCCAAGGTGCGTCTAGTATCCGTTAACCGGCTTCAGGCGGGAATGAAGCTGGGTAAAAAAATATATAATGATGAAGGGCTGGTTCTGCTTGCGGACGGAGTGGAGCTTACCGATTCCCTGATCAAGCGGCTCGCCAGAATCGATATCGGCTATATCTATATTGAGGATTCGCTCACGGAGGATATTGTGATCCCCGGAATGCTGCAGGATGAGACGCGTAATCAGGCGCTCAAGGTGATCCGGAACCAGTTCCAGCAGATGTCCGGTGCCTCGGGGATCACCAAAGGCTTTTATCATCTGGATAAGAAGTTCTCCAAGGTGATGGACTCCATCCTCGACGACATGTCCCTGCAGGAGGACCCGATGATCATGCTGCTTGACATGCACACGGCTGACAATTACCTGTACGTCCATTCCCTGAACGTATGCCTGTATACGCTGGTGCTGGGCATTGCCCATGGCTACAGCAAAGAAGAGCTGCGGGTCATCGGGCTTGGTGCGCTGCTGCATGATATCGGCAAGACGCAGATTCCTGTCAAAATTGTTCAAAAGCCCGGCATGCTCAGCGAGGAGGAGTTCCGGCATATGCAGGCGCATACCGAGATCGGATACCGCATTCTTAAGGAAGAGCCGAATATTCCTCTGCTGGCGGCCCACTGTGCCCTGCAGCATCATGAACGGATTGACGGCTCCGGCTATCCGCGCGGACTGACCGGCCCGCAGATCCATGAATATGCGAAATGGCTGGGGGTCGCAGATTCCTATGATGCGATGACCTCCAACCGGATCTACAAAAAAGCCATGCTGCCCCATCAGGCGGTAGAAGCGCTGTATGTCGGCTCTGGAACCCTGTACGAGCAGAAGCAGCTGGAGTTATTCAGAGACCGTGTGGCCATCTATCCGCTGGGGCTTACGGTGAAGCTCAGCTCCGGCGAGAGCGGTGTGGTGGTCAAGATTGATCCCAGCACACCGCATCGGCCTGTTGTCCGGGTGCTGAATGGACCTGAAGGCGAAACGGTTACCCCCTATGAGCGTGATCTCAGCAAAGCCCTCTCTGTAGTCATTGTGGATGTGACGGATGGG is part of the Paenibacillus sp. FSL M7-0420 genome and harbors:
- a CDS encoding undecaprenyl-diphosphate phosphatase yields the protein MDTITAIILAIVEGITEFIPVSSTGHMILTTKLLGFNEQDSIMKTYEIVIQLGAILAIALVYRQRIVDLLGFGRRDRGGVMPAARLNLIHVLLGIVPALAVAFFARDFIKSLFGASTVLWALVAGGILMIIAEWVNKRKIRVTAHDLDDLSYGQALSIGLFQIISVLWPGFSRSGSTISGGMLSGVSYKASADFSFLIAIPIMCAASGYELLDSYKNFTSETIGYFVIGFIISFIVAYVVVVLFMRMIQKIRPTHFAIYRFILAAVFWLFIMR
- a CDS encoding HD-GYP domain-containing protein; amino-acid sequence: MRLVSVNRLQAGMKLGKKIYNDEGLVLLADGVELTDSLIKRLARIDIGYIYIEDSLTEDIVIPGMLQDETRNQALKVIRNQFQQMSGASGITKGFYHLDKKFSKVMDSILDDMSLQEDPMIMLLDMHTADNYLYVHSLNVCLYTLVLGIAHGYSKEELRVIGLGALLHDIGKTQIPVKIVQKPGMLSEEEFRHMQAHTEIGYRILKEEPNIPLLAAHCALQHHERIDGSGYPRGLTGPQIHEYAKWLGVADSYDAMTSNRIYKKAMLPHQAVEALYVGSGTLYEQKQLELFRDRVAIYPLGLTVKLSSGESGVVVKIDPSTPHRPVVRVLNGPEGETVTPYERDLSKALSVVIVDVTDGGEPVVKSTG
- a CDS encoding bifunctional metallophosphatase/5'-nucleotidase, which codes for MKPGPQRLTIIHTNDIHSHFEMMSPLAAVISVMKAEAGGEPVLLLDIGDHMDRAAVETEGTMGQANIDIMNLTGYDAVTIGNNEGLTFSKEMLSAIFTGIQCPVVCCNFLESATGEPPHWMQRRAVLEKDGIKIGLTGATAAFTSFYSLLGWDVLDPEEALREQVQLLAPQVDIVIILSHLGLPADQRLAEKLEGVHAILGGHTHHMLEQPQMINGTAVCGAGKFGRYAGRLVFEREQPDGGFHLAEGGCTEVDPALTEELIAPAAAIHLQRGREALEETVAISDRMLPLDLQGESPFGNLLAQAVRQFTGSPISLVNTGQLLGPLPEGNITAGMLHALCPSPINPCIVQLTGKDIRTALEQSLMAEFRNKVIYGYGFRGEVLGTLAVDGLKILYDPRVMPYDNGIAIFAGGEQLEDTKVYSVGTLDMFTFRTGYESIANGREAVYLLPHFLRDLLRMELQRPGSLDECEAVRWERQST